In Chloracidobacterium sp., one genomic interval encodes:
- a CDS encoding DNA cytosine methyltransferase, whose translation MSVRPTAIDLFSGCGGLSYGMGRAGFDVVSGIDHDSDALRSFIINHPDCTQKD comes from the coding sequence ATGAGCGTTCGACCTACTGCGATCGACCTATTTTCGGGCTGCGGAGGGCTGTCTTACGGGATGGGCCGCGCAGGTTTTGATGTCGTTTCGGGCATCGACCACGACAGTGATGCGCTTCGATCATTTATCATAAATCATCCTGATTGTACTCAGAAAGATTGA
- the tnpA gene encoding IS200/IS605 family transposase, which yields MSDAVYSEINFHITWHTKSSLPMIAEHIENKLYQFLTHKILETPEARLHAIGGINTHIHIGVSLQPNILVSDWVGKLKGSSAYYINHEVQPKALQWQRGYGIVTFGTKDLKWVIDYINDQKEHHRVGTIHGRLERYFDDAG from the coding sequence ATGTCAGACGCTGTTTACTCCGAGATAAATTTCCATATCACGTGGCATACAAAATCAAGTCTGCCGATGATAGCGGAGCATATAGAAAACAAGCTTTACCAATTTCTGACACACAAAATCCTCGAAACGCCCGAAGCGAGGCTTCACGCGATCGGAGGGATAAACACGCACATTCATATTGGGGTCAGTTTGCAGCCAAATATTCTCGTTTCAGACTGGGTCGGCAAACTCAAAGGATCGAGTGCTTATTACATCAATCACGAAGTCCAGCCAAAAGCTTTGCAATGGCAACGAGGCTACGGCATTGTCACTTTTGGCACAAAGGACCTCAAATGGGTGATCGATTACATAAATGATCAGAAGGAGCATCACCGCGTCGGAACAATTCACGGGAGGCTTGAACGATATTTCGACGATGCAGGCTAA
- a CDS encoding MFS transporter translates to MSDTDSPKIGGQGADERFLTPPLLIIFVTVTIDLIGFGIVIPLLTFYAEEFRATPFDVGILMASYSLMQFIFAPIWGNLSDRFGRRPVLFITILGSAAGYLILGLASGLWMLYLGRILAGIMGGNLSTAQAYVADVTTVENRARGMGLFGMAFGLGFILGPALAGVLSKFGIAFPFYFAAALSLINAVVLYFILPEPKHASSHHERKKGRLKAILRAVGDKKFATIMGEYFLLVTAFSIMTTSFAYFTLFKFEYDAERTGYLLGFVGVLGVVIQGGIFGMLANKFGEARLIMAGSAILVASLFATPFVGAGSGGLTALLVVLGMITVGNSIANPSITSLASKVVGETEQGQALGILQSGASLARVIGPFVCGLLLDNAVGQVDDSTIRRTYWTAAAVMLAALLIAVHYWVSREDKRGRN, encoded by the coding sequence ATGAGCGACACTGACTCACCCAAAATTGGCGGACAAGGGGCCGACGAGCGGTTCCTGACCCCGCCGCTGCTTATCATCTTCGTCACGGTAACCATTGACCTTATCGGCTTTGGCATCGTGATCCCGCTGCTGACGTTCTACGCCGAAGAATTCCGTGCAACACCGTTCGATGTCGGTATTCTGATGGCTTCGTACTCGCTGATGCAGTTCATCTTTGCTCCGATCTGGGGCAACCTGAGCGATCGCTTTGGCCGCCGCCCCGTCCTTTTCATCACGATCTTAGGCTCGGCCGCCGGTTACTTGATTCTGGGACTGGCAAGCGGCCTCTGGATGCTCTATCTCGGCCGGATACTCGCCGGTATAATGGGCGGCAACCTCTCGACCGCACAAGCTTATGTTGCCGATGTTACGACCGTCGAGAACCGTGCACGCGGAATGGGCCTATTCGGTATGGCGTTCGGCCTCGGTTTCATTCTCGGGCCTGCTCTTGCAGGCGTTCTGAGTAAATTCGGCATAGCGTTCCCTTTTTATTTTGCAGCCGCTCTAAGCCTTATAAATGCCGTTGTTCTCTACTTCATACTGCCTGAGCCGAAGCACGCATCCTCGCATCACGAACGAAAGAAGGGCCGGCTAAAGGCCATTTTACGAGCGGTCGGCGACAAGAAGTTCGCGACCATAATGGGCGAATACTTCCTGCTCGTTACGGCGTTCTCGATAATGACGACATCGTTCGCCTATTTTACGCTGTTCAAGTTCGAGTACGATGCCGAAAGGACAGGTTATCTGCTCGGTTTCGTCGGCGTCCTCGGCGTAGTGATCCAAGGCGGCATCTTCGGGATGCTGGCAAACAAATTCGGCGAGGCGAGGCTCATCATGGCCGGCAGCGCTATCCTTGTCGCAAGCCTTTTCGCGACACCGTTTGTCGGTGCAGGCTCGGGTGGGCTGACCGCACTTCTTGTTGTCTTGGGAATGATCACGGTCGGCAACTCGATCGCCAACCCGTCGATAACAAGCCTTGCGTCAAAGGTCGTCGGCGAAACCGAGCAAGGCCAGGCGCTCGGGATACTTCAATCGGGAGCAAGCCTTGCGCGTGTGATAGGCCCGTTCGTCTGCGGTCTTTTGCTCGATAACGCGGTCGGCCAAGTGGATGACAGTACGATCCGGCGGACGTACTGGACGGCGGCGGCAGTTATGCTGGCTGCATTGTTGATAGCCGTTCATTATTGGGTATCAAGAGAGGATAAACGCGGCCGTAATTAG
- a CDS encoding DUF421 domain-containing protein, producing the protein MFIETFPAFIDAAGWLPNLFTLDPTVNLPEKIVRPMIVYAALIVMLRVFGRRELAQLNPFDLVVILSLSNTVQNAIIGPDNSLIGGLIGAAALLVANYVVSRLNFSFQKVEMLTEGLPLKIIENGKVNEPERKRELISQRDLEVIAHQHGLEGAADIEKLVLDPNGNFLVDAKHEIRDARFKREVLRKIGDLSTQLAELTKQLQKT; encoded by the coding sequence ATGTTCATCGAGACCTTTCCTGCTTTTATAGACGCCGCAGGTTGGCTGCCGAATCTTTTCACGCTTGACCCGACCGTAAATCTGCCCGAGAAGATCGTCCGGCCGATGATCGTTTACGCCGCACTTATCGTGATGCTGCGTGTCTTCGGCCGCCGCGAGTTGGCTCAACTGAACCCTTTCGACCTTGTCGTCATTCTCTCACTCTCGAACACTGTGCAGAACGCGATAATCGGCCCGGATAATTCGCTCATCGGCGGGCTGATCGGTGCGGCGGCACTGCTTGTCGCCAATTATGTCGTCTCGCGCCTGAATTTTTCGTTCCAGAAGGTTGAAATGCTTACCGAAGGCCTTCCGCTAAAGATCATCGAAAATGGTAAAGTAAATGAGCCGGAGCGTAAACGCGAATTGATCTCGCAGCGTGATCTCGAGGTTATCGCGCATCAGCACGGCCTCGAGGGCGCTGCTGATATCGAAAAGCTGGTGCTCGACCCTAACGGGAATTTCCTCGTTGACGCCAAGCACGAGATCCGCGATGCTCGGTTCAAACGCGAAGTGCTCCGGAAGATCGGCGACCTTTCGACACAGCTCGCCGAGCTTACTAAACAATTGCAAAAGACCTGA
- a CDS encoding PAS domain S-box protein has translation MKGKLFTSWSLGWLLAAILLVAGGSLNMLQRGFQKLPPTDGVLWVQRADGIYAEKVLKGFAGDRAGISVGDRLIGIGIGTDTTDEITAPSDVQMYLDSAGVDGSLTYFYQKTSYSFTDNYYFADLRHIDPVPRWTPSIIFLSLVGVIWLAVGIFVLFKQGGHSPFVIHFAAICLAAFVFHVYKPLGIGQDFDLAVSLIDDLAFALFVPLFVHFCMRYPVRSTIFDRKRWKTVALYVPAAVIWLSIAGLVLIPQISTGSGAAEAIARFDNTYNALGILYTALLYHFVAGISVGAAFLIWRFFKNRQAIVRQRLKWAMWGTVAALVPVVLFQTAKLAGIDIPNDSWSAALTTLPLALIPLSFGHSVVRYRLMDVDIVVRRALVYALTTLAIAMMIGAVALGLVFIVVGKDLSSTEITLRALIAVIAMAAIVLISEPLKKFLQERADRFFYGERYDLRQGLLDFGKTLSATTALDPLMNALIERLRQVLDVEKVAIFVEDEHEREHYRLAKAEGLDETYRIPADFRTMIRLKARGKGIVRADEIDSADDPAAGNGSQVRQELHYFVPCLARGKMVAVIGLGRASDGSLLSSEDLEILRTVSGYVAVAIENSRLYQEQQQHTEQLAVLKEFNESIVESVNVGLLAVDEEGRVTSCNSPFEVITGRLREDIVGRLVEEIFDENFALSLDAILGKGRWHLTEIRNAYKLHTVNASGNPLILNVAVAPLRSTGNQHTGAIIVLEDVSARVKLEETLQQSEKLSSIGLLAAGVAHEVNTPLTGVSSYTQMLIGMIPETDPKHALLQKMQRQTDRASNIVGNLLNFSRTGNSTDFEELDLNKLLNDTLQLLEPQLRKSNVSIVKEYAEGLPAVSGNAGKLQQVFTNLVMNARDAMFSGGTITLRTRLAENDVLQVHVIDTGEGIPAENLTKIFDPFFTTKGVGNGTGLGLAVTYGIVQEHGGSIEAQSDGTSGTTFILTFPVSMLSRRRAVS, from the coding sequence ATGAAAGGAAAGCTGTTCACAAGCTGGAGTTTGGGGTGGCTGCTTGCCGCGATCTTGCTCGTCGCAGGCGGCTCGCTGAACATGCTCCAACGGGGCTTTCAAAAGCTTCCTCCGACGGATGGTGTTCTTTGGGTTCAAAGGGCCGACGGCATCTATGCCGAGAAGGTTCTGAAGGGTTTTGCAGGCGACAGAGCGGGCATTTCGGTCGGCGACCGCCTGATCGGTATCGGCATCGGAACGGATACCACGGACGAAATAACCGCACCGTCGGACGTGCAGATGTATCTGGACAGCGCGGGCGTTGACGGCAGCCTCACATACTTCTACCAAAAGACCTCATACAGTTTTACCGACAATTACTATTTCGCTGACCTGCGGCACATCGATCCTGTTCCGCGTTGGACACCGTCGATCATCTTTTTGTCGCTCGTCGGGGTCATCTGGCTTGCGGTCGGTATATTCGTACTTTTCAAGCAGGGCGGCCACTCGCCGTTCGTCATACACTTTGCCGCGATCTGCCTCGCAGCATTCGTCTTTCACGTTTACAAGCCGCTCGGCATCGGCCAGGATTTCGACCTTGCAGTGTCGCTTATCGACGACCTTGCGTTCGCTCTTTTTGTCCCGCTTTTTGTCCACTTCTGCATGCGTTATCCGGTCCGCAGCACGATATTTGACAGAAAGCGTTGGAAGACCGTAGCTCTCTATGTGCCGGCGGCTGTGATATGGCTGTCGATAGCGGGGCTGGTGCTGATACCGCAGATCTCGACCGGCAGCGGGGCTGCCGAGGCGATCGCCCGTTTTGATAATACATATAACGCTCTCGGCATCCTGTACACGGCGCTGCTTTATCACTTCGTTGCAGGCATTTCGGTCGGAGCGGCTTTCTTGATCTGGCGTTTCTTCAAGAATCGGCAGGCGATAGTCCGGCAGCGCCTGAAGTGGGCAATGTGGGGCACGGTCGCGGCGCTCGTGCCGGTCGTTCTGTTCCAGACAGCGAAGCTCGCCGGTATCGACATTCCGAATGACAGTTGGAGCGCGGCTCTTACGACGCTGCCGCTCGCGCTCATACCGCTCAGTTTTGGCCACTCGGTAGTTCGCTACAGGTTGATGGATGTCGATATCGTCGTTCGCCGTGCTCTGGTTTACGCATTGACTACGCTGGCGATCGCGATGATGATCGGTGCCGTTGCATTAGGCCTTGTCTTCATCGTTGTCGGCAAAGACCTCTCATCGACCGAGATCACGCTGCGGGCATTGATCGCCGTAATTGCGATGGCCGCCATCGTGCTTATAAGCGAGCCGCTCAAGAAATTCCTGCAGGAACGTGCCGACCGCTTCTTTTACGGCGAGCGTTACGATCTGCGGCAGGGCCTGCTCGACTTCGGCAAGACGCTGTCAGCAACAACGGCGCTCGACCCGCTGATGAACGCCCTCATCGAGCGTCTGCGGCAGGTGCTTGATGTTGAAAAGGTCGCCATCTTCGTCGAGGACGAGCATGAACGCGAGCACTATCGCCTTGCAAAAGCCGAGGGTTTGGATGAGACGTACCGCATTCCCGCCGATTTCCGGACGATGATCCGTCTGAAGGCAAGGGGCAAGGGCATCGTGCGTGCTGACGAGATCGACTCGGCGGACGACCCGGCGGCCGGCAACGGTTCGCAGGTACGCCAAGAACTGCATTACTTCGTCCCGTGCCTTGCCCGCGGCAAGATGGTAGCCGTCATCGGCCTCGGGCGTGCAAGCGACGGTTCGCTGCTCTCATCCGAGGATCTTGAGATCCTGCGTACGGTCTCGGGCTACGTCGCCGTAGCGATCGAGAACAGCAGGCTTTACCAAGAGCAGCAGCAGCATACCGAACAGCTTGCCGTACTCAAGGAATTCAATGAATCCATAGTCGAATCGGTAAACGTCGGCCTTCTCGCGGTCGATGAAGAAGGGCGTGTAACAAGCTGCAACTCGCCGTTCGAGGTGATAACGGGACGCCTGCGAGAGGATATCGTCGGCCGCCTTGTCGAAGAGATATTTGACGAGAATTTCGCCCTCTCGCTCGATGCTATACTCGGCAAGGGCCGCTGGCACCTGACCGAGATCCGCAATGCCTATAAGCTCCACACGGTCAATGCGTCGGGCAATCCGCTGATATTGAACGTCGCCGTTGCTCCGCTGCGTTCGACCGGAAATCAGCATACAGGTGCGATCATCGTCCTCGAGGACGTGTCAGCCCGCGTCAAGCTCGAAGAGACGCTTCAGCAGAGCGAAAAACTCTCAAGCATCGGCCTGCTTGCCGCCGGTGTCGCACACGAAGTAAATACACCTCTGACGGGCGTTTCATCGTACACGCAAATGCTGATCGGAATGATACCCGAGACCGATCCTAAACATGCGCTTCTGCAAAAGATGCAGCGGCAGACCGACCGCGCCTCGAACATCGTCGGCAACCTGCTCAACTTCTCGCGTACAGGCAACTCCACCGATTTCGAAGAGCTGGACCTTAACAAACTTCTGAACGACACGCTGCAGCTTCTTGAACCGCAGCTTCGAAAGTCAAATGTCTCGATCGTCAAGGAATACGCCGAAGGGCTGCCGGCGGTAAGCGGCAACGCGGGCAAACTGCAGCAGGTTTTCACAAATCTTGTGATGAACGCACGCGATGCGATGTTCAGCGGCGGTACGATCACACTGCGTACACGCCTTGCCGAGAATGATGTGCTTCAGGTTCACGTCATCGACACCGGCGAAGGCATACCTGCCGAGAATCTTACAAAGATCTTCGATCCCTTCTTTACGACAAAGGGTGTCGGCAACGGCACCGGCCTCGGGCTTGCCGTTACATATGGCATTGTGCAGGAACACGGCGGCTCGATCGAGGCGCAGAGCGACGGCACATCCGGCACTACATTCATACTCACCTTCCCGGTGTCGATGCTTTCACGCCGCCGAGCGGTCAGCTAA
- a CDS encoding DUF5615 family PIN-like protein, whose protein sequence is MKFKIDENMPVEVAELLRDHGHDAMTVYEQGLAGGSDRRILDVCDAEERILMTLDIDFADIRTYPPQDHFGLIVFRLDRQDKPHVLSAVQKTLAIFAREKVVHTLWLVDENRVRIRGEN, encoded by the coding sequence GTGAAATTTAAGATCGATGAGAATATGCCCGTCGAAGTCGCGGAATTGCTCCGTGATCATGGCCACGATGCCATGACCGTCTATGAGCAGGGTCTGGCGGGAGGATCAGATCGGCGCATACTGGATGTTTGCGATGCTGAGGAACGCATCTTGATGACGCTGGACATTGATTTCGCTGATATTCGCACTTATCCTCCGCAAGACCATTTTGGTCTTATTGTTTTTCGGCTCGATCGACAAGATAAGCCTCACGTTCTATCCGCAGTTCAAAAAACGCTCGCGATCTTCGCTCGTGAGAAAGTGGTGCACACACTCTGGCTCGTTGATGAAAACAGAGTGAGGATCCGGGGCGAGAACTAG
- a CDS encoding TonB-dependent receptor, with protein sequence MASLGNIRYAAAAFFAAMLMALGFTLPAHAEASAAASPSGLGIIKGVVRDEAGDPIAGATVAIFKLGTSTLLKQVNSAANGSFLTRIAAGRYTVLAVAEGFNPESLREVTVNRSAELNFGFNLVRAGAGNTLPEKRVDRNSSKWRVRAAQVQRAIYQNQQGRLPIDTAAPNDEQTAAEQDDADDDEGTGRKPGVRSVVETNFTTGRHGAFPTVNFASVIPLAKRTEVVFLAQTSPSTLSSQRFETVVNFRPNDTHRIRISAAATKLGRTPHSSIEKTLGQASIQALDEWRVREGLVLVYGVDYSKFLGAGSDASLSPRLGLQFDIDPRTRFTAAYASPTEQPTWSQVIESESGGAQFREPLFVEDLAVVNSKPQMNKSRRLEFGIERVLDNSSSIETGVFYDTTAGRGVGLTNLPFDVMGGDEFGEFVAEQHGKARGVRVFYNRRISGVFSAGAGYSFGEGQMLAVDPEDPANVFDRSLFQSFFAKLSADMDSGTSVQTVFRLSPKATVFAIDPFMGRLAIYDPGLSVMVTQRLPNFGLPFRAQAMVDARNVLGFSSGVSSEEGTLRLASSGRVLRGGILVRF encoded by the coding sequence ATGGCTTCTTTGGGCAACATAAGATACGCAGCGGCCGCCTTTTTTGCGGCAATGCTTATGGCGCTCGGTTTTACACTTCCGGCACATGCGGAAGCATCTGCGGCCGCATCCCCATCGGGCCTCGGTATCATCAAGGGCGTTGTTCGTGATGAGGCGGGCGATCCGATCGCCGGTGCAACGGTCGCGATCTTCAAGCTCGGCACCTCAACGCTGCTCAAGCAGGTCAATTCAGCGGCGAACGGAAGCTTTCTCACGCGCATAGCAGCCGGCAGATATACCGTCTTGGCCGTTGCCGAGGGCTTCAACCCGGAGAGCCTCCGTGAAGTTACCGTAAACAGATCGGCGGAATTGAACTTCGGCTTTAATCTTGTTCGCGCCGGTGCCGGCAACACTTTGCCGGAAAAGCGGGTCGATCGGAACAGCTCTAAATGGCGCGTTCGTGCGGCCCAAGTGCAAAGGGCTATCTACCAAAATCAGCAGGGCAGGCTGCCCATCGACACCGCAGCGCCGAACGATGAGCAAACGGCGGCAGAGCAGGACGACGCCGATGACGATGAAGGTACCGGCCGCAAGCCCGGCGTAAGATCCGTTGTCGAAACAAATTTTACGACCGGCCGCCACGGTGCCTTCCCTACAGTAAATTTTGCCTCGGTCATACCTTTAGCAAAACGTACTGAGGTCGTGTTTCTTGCCCAAACATCGCCGTCAACGCTCAGTTCGCAGCGTTTCGAGACAGTGGTAAACTTCCGGCCGAACGACACGCACCGGATACGCATCTCGGCTGCGGCAACAAAACTAGGTCGAACTCCGCACTCGTCAATTGAAAAAACGCTTGGGCAGGCATCGATTCAGGCACTTGATGAATGGCGTGTCCGTGAAGGCCTCGTTCTCGTTTACGGCGTTGATTATTCGAAATTCTTGGGGGCGGGCAGCGACGCCTCACTAAGCCCGCGGCTTGGTTTGCAGTTCGACATCGATCCGCGAACGAGGTTCACCGCGGCCTACGCCTCGCCGACCGAGCAGCCTACGTGGTCGCAGGTGATCGAGAGCGAGAGCGGAGGCGCACAGTTCCGCGAGCCTTTATTTGTCGAGGACCTTGCCGTAGTCAATTCAAAGCCGCAGATGAACAAGAGCCGCAGGCTCGAGTTCGGTATCGAACGTGTTCTGGACAACAGTTCGTCGATCGAAACCGGCGTATTTTATGATACGACCGCCGGGCGCGGTGTCGGGCTGACAAATCTACCGTTCGATGTGATGGGCGGCGATGAGTTCGGCGAGTTCGTTGCCGAGCAGCACGGCAAGGCACGCGGCGTCCGCGTTTTTTATAATCGCCGTATCAGCGGCGTGTTCAGTGCCGGTGCGGGCTACTCGTTCGGCGAGGGCCAGATGCTTGCTGTCGATCCGGAAGATCCGGCTAACGTATTCGACCGCTCGCTGTTCCAATCCTTCTTTGCAAAATTGAGTGCGGATATGGACAGCGGCACAAGCGTCCAGACAGTATTCCGACTTTCGCCTAAAGCGACCGTTTTCGCCATTGACCCGTTTATGGGACGCCTTGCGATCTACGATCCCGGCCTCAGCGTGATGGTTACGCAGCGTTTGCCGAACTTCGGCCTTCCGTTCCGTGCACAGGCGATGGTCGATGCAAGGAATGTGCTTGGCTTCTCAAGCGGTGTCTCAAGCGAAGAAGGCACGCTCAGGCTCGCCTCGTCAGGCCGTGTACTCCGCGGCGGCATTCTCGTAAGATTCTAA
- a CDS encoding DUF433 domain-containing protein: protein MDWRDRITTDPNVCHGKACIKGTRVPVSVILDNLAVDTPTDQILKSYPSITAEDIHAAVSYAAELARERIVYISEPIAA from the coding sequence ATGGACTGGAGAGACCGTATAACGACCGACCCGAACGTATGCCACGGAAAAGCGTGTATCAAGGGTACGCGCGTTCCGGTTTCAGTGATTCTCGATAATCTCGCCGTCGATACGCCTACTGATCAGATACTAAAAAGCTATCCATCCATAACCGCCGAAGATATCCACGCCGCGGTTTCCTACGCCGCTGAGCTCGCAAGGGAAAGGATCGTGTATATTTCGGAACCGATAGCGGCGTGA
- a CDS encoding cupin domain-containing protein: MKGYKTNIEKDTLKNKNFRKVLYSGPHLQLVLMSLKPKEEIGLEVHWENDQFLRFEGGRGRVEIDGNKYTVKDGDAVIVPAGAKHNVINMSASEDLKLYTIYAPPHHKDQIVRRTKAEAEANDEDFDGKTTEKLKKKK; the protein is encoded by the coding sequence ATGAAAGGTTACAAAACAAATATCGAGAAGGACACTCTCAAGAACAAGAATTTTCGCAAGGTTCTATATTCGGGGCCGCATCTTCAGCTTGTGCTGATGAGCCTGAAGCCAAAGGAAGAGATAGGGCTTGAGGTACATTGGGAGAACGATCAGTTCCTGCGTTTTGAGGGCGGCCGCGGCCGTGTCGAGATCGACGGTAATAAGTACACCGTAAAGGACGGCGATGCCGTGATCGTTCCGGCCGGTGCCAAGCACAACGTCATCAACATGTCGGCGAGCGAGGATCTGAAGCTCTACACGATCTACGCGCCGCCGCATCATAAAGATCAGATCGTTCGCAGGACAAAGGCCGAGGCAGAAGCGAACGACGAAGATTTTGACGGCAAGACGACCGAGAAGCTGAAAAAGAAGAAGTAG
- a CDS encoding glutamate--tRNA ligase, giving the protein MSVRVRFAPSPTGYLHIGSARTALFNYLYARHTGGKFLLRIEDTDLARSTEESTRSILEGLSWLGLKPDETTVFQSDNVEKHRAAAMKLLADGKAYRDFTPKAEPNDANVKEAIKERARAQGGEKNFRDNPYRDLAPEESDARAAAGEPFAIRLKVPDVAGDGVSATSFEDAVYGLQERDYAETEDLVLLRSDGHPLYNLAVVCDDIEMGITDVIRGQDHLTNTHKQLLIYQALGVEPPKFAHLPLIMAPNKGKLSKRKHGEVVSMTTYRDRGFVAAAFRNFLALLGWSAGEERDIYSMDELIAKFSLDGIHRSNAVFNFNESDPKRWTDDKAIWMNAEYIRTMPLSDLLPLVRDELRAAKLWREEYEPDGRALTAAIPSTEAQSFESSTEIGDRPESLTIGLPVYGTYDWYVHTVDLIRARFFTLKDFSAQGRAYFSEDYDFDPAAVAKNLEKFPELREWMPELADRFDSVFGNGDAGGGISCMKVNAFSEVNIECVVKTFAEEKGTKLGVIMNGARTLLTGVSVGPSMLAVFETIGLTRTTCRLKSRLAWPDRT; this is encoded by the coding sequence ATGTCCGTACGTGTCAGATTTGCACCGTCGCCGACCGGCTACCTCCACATCGGCTCGGCGCGCACCGCACTTTTTAACTATTTGTATGCGCGCCACACCGGCGGCAAATTCCTTTTGCGCATCGAGGACACCGACCTCGCACGATCGACCGAAGAATCGACCCGCTCGATCCTCGAGGGCCTCTCATGGCTCGGCCTAAAACCGGACGAAACGACCGTCTTTCAGTCCGACAATGTCGAAAAGCACCGAGCCGCCGCAATGAAACTGCTTGCCGACGGCAAGGCTTATCGCGACTTTACGCCGAAGGCCGAACCGAACGACGCAAACGTCAAGGAAGCCATAAAGGAACGCGCCCGCGCACAGGGCGGCGAAAAGAACTTCCGCGACAATCCGTATCGCGATCTTGCGCCTGAGGAATCAGACGCACGTGCGGCGGCGGGCGAACCGTTCGCCATCAGGTTGAAGGTGCCTGATGTCGCCGGCGATGGCGTCAGCGCGACGTCTTTCGAGGATGCGGTTTACGGCCTGCAGGAACGCGACTACGCCGAGACCGAAGACCTCGTTCTTCTTCGCAGCGACGGCCATCCGCTCTACAACCTTGCGGTTGTTTGCGATGACATCGAAATGGGCATAACCGATGTCATACGCGGCCAAGATCACCTTACGAACACGCATAAGCAGCTTCTTATCTATCAGGCACTCGGCGTCGAACCGCCAAAATTCGCACACTTGCCGCTGATAATGGCGCCGAACAAAGGCAAGCTCTCAAAACGCAAGCACGGCGAGGTCGTTTCGATGACCACGTATCGCGACAGAGGCTTTGTCGCCGCCGCATTCCGCAATTTCCTCGCACTGCTCGGCTGGTCGGCCGGCGAAGAACGCGACATCTATTCGATGGATGAACTGATCGCTAAATTCTCGCTCGATGGCATACACCGCTCGAACGCGGTCTTTAATTTCAATGAGAGCGACCCGAAGCGTTGGACCGATGATAAGGCCATCTGGATGAACGCCGAATACATACGCACGATGCCGCTAAGTGATCTGCTGCCGCTCGTAAGAGACGAACTCCGCGCGGCAAAGCTCTGGCGTGAGGAGTACGAGCCGGACGGCCGGGCGTTGACCGCCGCGATTCCATCGACCGAAGCTCAATCGTTCGAAAGCTCGACCGAGATCGGCGACCGCCCTGAGTCGCTCACCATCGGCTTGCCCGTTTACGGCACATATGATTGGTACGTCCACACGGTCGATCTGATCCGAGCGAGATTCTTCACACTAAAAGATTTCTCAGCCCAGGGCCGCGCGTACTTTAGCGAAGATTACGATTTTGACCCTGCCGCCGTTGCCAAGAACCTCGAAAAATTTCCCGAGCTTCGTGAGTGGATGCCCGAGCTGGCAGATCGCTTCGACTCAGTATTCGGAAACGGCGATGCGGGCGGCGGCATTTCGTGCATGAAGGTCAACGCATTCTCCGAAGTTAATATCGAGTGTGTCGTCAAAACATTCGCCGAAGAAAAGGGCACAAAGCTCGGTGTCATTATGAACGGCGCCCGCACCCTGCTAACCGGCGTCTCCGTCGGCCCGTCAATGCTCGCCGTCTTTGAGACCATCGGGCTGACAAGAACAACCTGCCGCCTCAAAAGCCGCCTCGCGTGGCCCGATCGAACTTAA